The following are encoded together in the Culex pipiens pallens isolate TS chromosome 1, TS_CPP_V2, whole genome shotgun sequence genome:
- the LOC120422315 gene encoding LOW QUALITY PROTEIN: uncharacterized protein LOC120422315 (The sequence of the model RefSeq protein was modified relative to this genomic sequence to represent the inferred CDS: substituted 1 base at 1 genomic stop codon): MPGRSTDPVRFYPNRDPILNLEPMPGGSRDPVRFFPRPDPVQIPARSRGGTSRADSGRNLGIVPTRSALNESSQVSVPNSQETGTTATAGGKPDCAKADIAFHKKFTDNKLGDYCNVCERIWFSNDLRPITSDGGRVLVEAGHFESVAGFKVCQTCHNSLRNGKVPTLSTSNGFTYPEKPANLPPLDPITERLIAPRLPFMQIRRLSHARGQIINVPVDVNEMVRMLPRQLEDDYAFNVCIKKQLIHKSNYLQGYVKKSVVKAWLRYLINTPLYKREGIVLDESLMEPDGPEGTDGEELIELEVSEVEDVPRDVPRIPQQNDQIALDVLETEAELFTGQQQTVLWNEDMSLNIAPGQNRMPTSIVYDQYAEELSFPGIYQGKIRSYRKGVRVTPYDKATSETRRRDRRGAKPTHILYMGVKIMRLRVHDGVSSSFRVQGTNNVTRAQLSDPQFMQSLIERNFAWLKSIPNSALYWQIREKDLFAMIRQLGKPTVFLTMSANETHWPELLKILYKLSDQENRIDLTEPMEQLTALQRAVLVSEDPVTCCLYFNKLIEVILLILGSKTHSPFGKYYVVDYFKRIEFQHRGSPHCHAVLWLANDPKEPASEHMPATLELINTITSIRFEDLPTQTATKQVHRCTFTCTKRGEKRCRFNIPYWPMKEQRVLLPLKADDSRRKELKKRAEEMRDVLATMVFDTIEDYLAHCECTYEYYLDVVRASLKQPTVFYKRSMDEKELRTNPFNAWIADKLRSNMDLQFIVDEKKLCHYLVEYVNKSNRGVSGLHRELILMQEQNPEMDYGEMLKKISLKMLGAVEMCAQEAAWFLLRLPMSEASKKVEFIPTAWPQDRTRSRKHFKTMDAEGVGDDSTDVWNKNIIEKYEEREGLEDVCLAEFVAWYSQERGKNSYKKRTQPRVLRWRGFGMSELTEYKRESVLLFLPFRNEVVDVLDHNKFLQLYDLHEEQLLAKRKEYDCELNMEQTVEEYLRTIANLEDGAENNAATEKHDELVRTVIMQPNNDDFELLPTRGLRSVIKQRTNVLSKEAYCEMIXATNAEQRALILHVIHLMHCYEEHEPLQVFLTGPAGSGKTYVLRALMETINRYSHTHNSRDNAYVASASTGKAFSAIGGTTLHHAYHITMSRQATKMNFETLQMYRNEMQNIKFHIIDEVSMVGAHTLNTAHIRLQDVYMIYDVPYGGVNVLVSGDVMQLPPVNARAVFKPPSNTICGAVVWQSLMFHELKRVMRQADKQFSDILTKIGNGLKLTADETKLIESRFFTKEDLSKEDTSGAVRLFHRNIDVTSYNNEALRNIDGLDCTADDTFVGYKTAEQLATARIKLYKMSLVETAGLQYTTKFCPGMPYMVTTNVNVEDGIVNGAIGDLMYVEEGVDDSEDRIMRLWIKFENAQIGIIARKEVEPMIRTRPDILQSDWTPIVKRSANIDLGNRIKCKRIQFPVVPANALTIHKSQGGTFDKIVYDYDKSQDQQMVYVGLSRVKSLQGLFLTNSKGDFKFHHAKGCDSPKMRELRNEYKRLQNNRLRTIVDEVGEVLESSGPATTLMTINVQSLRAHKLDITTDPILPKVHFLALSETWLDDHSSEEIEGFTCIIQSKRVGVRSGGVAIYQNSTDPDTTLAVPHTLEVVGNERDQEFGKAEKYGDICAAKVMVMGTEVLLVSVYISPGTTTKQKIWFLARNLIRTAYVDTPMVVTGDFNLDITKQDSADFVGYMREHFMLSLCNDTKKTTTLGGTALDLTFTKNMTAEVTRYIAYFSYHRPMLSLLRPAASEPSQAI, translated from the exons ATGCCCGGCCGAAGCACTGACCCTGTGCGATTCTACCCAAACCGTGACCCGATCTTAAACCTGGAACCGATGCCCGGCGGGAGTAGGGATCCTGTTCGATTTTTCCCACGTCCCGACCCGGTCCAGATTCCAGCGCGCTCTAGAGGGGGCACGTCCCGGGCCGATTCCGGGAGAAATCTTG GAATCGTACCGACTCGTTCCGCTCTGAACGAGTCCTCTCAGGTATCAGTACCCAATAGTCAGG AGACGGGTACGACTGCCACAGCTGGTGGCAAGCCAGATTGCGCGAAGGCCGACATTGCTTTTCACAAAAAGTTTACCGACAACAAACTGGGTGATTATTGCAATGTTTGTGAACGCATCTGGTTCAGCAATGACTTGAGGCCCATCACAAGCGATGGCGGGAGAGTGTTGGTCGAGGCAGGCCACTTTGAGTCAGTCGCGGGATTCAAGGTGTGCCAGACCTGCCACAACTCTCTGAGGAATGGAAAAGTACCCACTTTGTCCACATCGAACGGATTCACCTACCCGGAGAAGCCAGCGAACCTTCCACCACTGGATCCGATCACCGAGAGGTTGATTGCGCCAAGGCTGCCGTTCATGCAAATTCGTCGGCTCAGTCATGCGCGAGGT CAGATCATAAATGTCCCTGTTGATGTCAACGAGATGGTTCGGATGCTTCCGCGTCAATTGGAGGATGATTACGCCTTTaatgtttgcattaaaaagcaATTGATCCACAAGTCTAACTACCTGCAGGGATATGTCAAGAAGTCTGTCGTTAAAGCTTGGCTTCGCTATCTTATCAACACTCCGTTGTATAAGCGCGAAGGTATCGTTTTGGATGAAAGCCTCATGGAACCAGATGGACCAGAAGGTACTGACGGTGAGGAACTGATTGAGCTGGAAGTATCGGAAGTCGAGGATGTCCCAAGAGATGTCCCGAGAATTCCCCAGCAAAACGACCAAATTGCACTTGACGTACTCGAAACTGAAGCGGAATTGTTCACAGGACAGCAACAGACCGTCTTATGGAACGAGGACATGAGTCTTAATATTGCTCCTGGTCAGAACCGAATGCCGACTTCCATCGTGTACGATCAGTATGCAGAAGAACTTTCTTTTCCCGGAATCTACCAAGGAAAAATACGATCGTACAGGAAAGGGGTTCGCGTAACTCCTTACGATAAGGCTACCAGTGAAACTAGACGACGTGACCGGCGTGGAGCAAAGCCGACCCACATCCTGTACATGGGTGTTAAGATCATGCGTCTTCGGGTTCACGATGGAGTTTCGAGCTCCTTTAGGGTCCAAGGTACGAACAATGTGACCCGTGCTCAACTCAGTGACCCGCAGTTCATGCAGAGCCTTATCGAGAGGAACTTCGCGTGGCTGAAATCGATTCCGAACTCGGCATTGTACTGGCAGATACGGGAGAAAGATTTGTTCGCCATGATTCGACAGCTGGGAAAGCCGACGGTTTTCTTGACAATGAGTGCTAACGAGACTCACTGGCCCGAACTGCTGAAGATACTGTACAAGCTCTCGGATCAAGAGAACAGGATCGACTTGACAGAACCGATGGAGCAACTAACAGCACTTCAAAGAGCAGTATTGGTCAGTGAAGATCCAGTCACGTGCTGCCTCTATTTCAACAAGCTGATCGAAGTCATCCTCTTGATCTTGGGTTCGAAAACTCATAGTCCGTTCGGGAAGTACTACGTCGTCGATTACTTCAAACGGATTGAGTTCCAGCATCGCGGTAGTCCCCACTGCCATGCAGTGCTTTGGCTCGCCAACGATCCCAAGGAACCTGCTTCCGAGCACATGCCTGCTACTCTGGAACTGATCAACACCATCACTTCCATTAGATTCGAGGACCTTCCCACGCAGACGGCTACTAAGCAGGTTCATCGTTGCACGTTCACTTGCACAAAACGAGGGGAAAAGCGCTGTCGGTTCAATATACCGTACTGGCCCATGAAGGAACAACGGGTCCTGCTTCCTCTTAAGGCTGACGACAGTCGCCGCAAAGAGTTGAAGAAACGCGCTGAGGAAATGCGTGATGTCCTGGCAACAATGGTATTCGATACGATTGAGGACTACCTGGCCCACTGCGAGTGCACATACGAGTACTACCTGGATGTAGTTCGTGCATCGCTGAAACAGCCTACGGTCTTCTACAAGCGCTCGATGGATGAAAAGGAACTGCGAACGAATCCGTTCAACGCATGGATTGCGGACAAGCTGCGTTCGAACATGGATCTCCAGTTTATTGTTGACGAAAAGAAACTTTGCCACTACCTGGTAGAGTACGTCAACAAGTCCAATCGTGGTGTTAGTGGATTGCACCGAGAGCTGATCCTCATGCAAGAGCAGAACCCCGAGATGGACTACGGCGAGATGCTGAAGAAGATCAGTCTGAAGATGCTTGGAGCCGTGGAGATGTGCGCCCAGGAAGCAGCCTGGTTCCTACTGCGATTGCCGATGTCCGAGGCAAGTAAGAAAGTTGAGTTCATTCCAACTGCGTGGCCCCAAGACCGGACAAGAAGCAGGAAGCACTTCAAGACCATGGATGCAGAAGGAGTTGGCGATGACTCGACTGATGTGTGGAACAAGAACATCATCGAGAAGTACGAAGAGCGTGAAGGCCTGGAAGACGTCTGCTTGGCTGAGTTCGTAGCTTGGTATTCTCAGGAAAGAGGTAAAAACAGCTACAAGAAAAGGACACAGCCAAGGGTGCTGCGTTGGCGCGGATTCGGTATGAGCGAGCTTACTGAGTATAAGCGCGAATCTGTTCTCCTGTTTCTGCCATTTCGTAATGAGGTGGTGGATGTTCTCGACCACAATAAGTTCCTCCAGTTGTACGATTTGCATGAGGAACAACTCTTGGCAAAGCGTAAGGAATACGACTGTGAGTTGAATATGGAGCAAACGGTCGAGGAGTATCTGCGCACTATTGCGAACTTGGAGGATGGAGCGGAGAACAACGCAGCAACCGAAAAGCACGACGAGCTGGTGCGGACAGTCATCATGCAGCCGAATAATGATGACTTTGAGCTGCTGCCCACAAGAGGTTTAAGATCTGTCATCAAGCAACGCACAAACGTGTTGTCGAAGGAGGCATATTGTGAGATGATTTGAGCTACGAATGCAGAGCAACGGGCATTGATTCTGCACGTAATCCATCTGATGCATTGCTACGAAGAGCACGAGCCGCTGCAAGTTTTCTTGACCGGTCCGGCAGGAAGCGGCAAAACCTACGTATTGCGTGCGCTTATGGAAACGATCAATCGGTACAGCCATACTCACAACTCCCGCGACAACGCGTATGTAGCTTCAGCTTCGACTGGAAAAGCATTCAGCGCAATTGGTGGAACCACCCTGCACCACGCTTACCACATCACCATGTCTCGCCAGGCAACGAAGATGAATTTCGAAACGCTCCAGATGTACAGGAACGAGATGCAGAATATCAAGTTTCACATCATCGATGAGGTCAGCATGGTTGGCGCCCACACCCTGAATACCGCACACATACGCCTCCAGGATGTTTACATGATCTATGATGTTCCATATGGAGGTGTGAATGTGTTGGTGAGTGGAGATGTGATGCAGTTGCCCCCAGTCAATGCTCGCGCCGTGTTCAAGCCTCCGTCTAACACCATATGTGGCGCTGTGGTGTGGCAATCGTTGATGTTTCACGAGCTCAAACGGGTTATGCGTCAGGCGGATAAGCAGTTTTCGGACATTCTTACCAAGATTGGTAATGGGCTGAAACTGACCGCCGATGAAACCAAACTGATCGAGAGCCGTTTCTTCACAAAAGAGGATCTGAGCAAGGAGGACACTAGCGGGGCGGTACGACTGTTCCATCGGAACATTGACGTAACCAGCTACAACAACGAAGCGCTGAGAAACATTGACGGGCTAGATTGCACAGCAGACGACACCTTTGTGGGATACAAGACTGCAGAGCAACTGGCAACTGCTCGTATCAAACTCTACAAGATGAGTCTGGTTGAAACGGCAGGTTTGCAGTATACAACTAAGTTCTGTCCTGGAATGCCTTACATGGTCACCACAAATGTCAATGTGGAAGATGGCATAGTGAATGGTGCAATTGGGGACTTGATGTATGTCGAAGAGGGCGTTGATGACTCAGAGGATCGCATCATGAGACTTTGGATCAAATTTGAAAACGCGCAGATCGGGATCATTGCGAGGAAAGAGGTGGAGCCTATGATACGCACACGACCCGACATCTTGCAGTCAGATTGGACTCCAATCGTGAAGCGATCCGCAAACATCGATCTGGGTAACCGCATTAAATGCAAGCGCATACAGTTCCCGGTTGTACCAGCTAATGCCCTTACCATACACAAATCTCAAGGTGGAACCTTTGATAAGATTGTGTACGACTATGATAAGTCCCAGGATCAGCAAATGGTGTACGTCGGTTTATCACGTGTGAAGTCGCTGCAGGGCCTCTTTTTGACCAACTCAAAGGGAGACTTCAAGTTCCACCATGCGAAAGGCTGTGACAGCCCAAAAATGCGAGAACTGCGTAACGAGTACAAGCGTTTGCAGAATAACCGTTTGCGCACCATTGTGGACGAAGTGGGTGAGGTCTTAGAGAGCAGCGGACCTGCCACCACGTTGATGACCATCAACGTACAGAGTTTGAGAGCTCACAAGTTGGATATAACCACCGATCCCATACTTCCCAAGGTTCACTTTCTAGCACTGAGTGAGACGTGGCTGGATGACCACTCCTCAGAGGAAATAGAAGGTTTTACCTGTATCATCCAATCGAAGCGGGTTGGTGTGCGATCGGGAGGTGTTGCAATCTACCAGAATTCGACCGATCCGGATACTACCTTGGCAGTCCCTCATACGCTTGAAGTGGTGGGCAACGAACGCGACCAAGAATTCGGCAAGGCAGAAAAGTACGGAGATATTTGTGCAGCAAAGGTGATGGTGATGGGTACTGAAGTACTGCTGGTATCAGTATACATCTCCCCAGGAACCACAACGAAGCAGAAAATATGGTTCCTTGCTCGCAATTTGATTCGTACTGCCTACGTGGATACGCCAATGGTGGTTACCGGAGACTTCAATCTTGACATCACCAAGCAGGATAGTGCAGACTTTGTGGGTTATATGCGAGAACATTTCATGCTGAGTTTGTGCAATGATACGAAGAAGACGACCACACTTGGTGGTACAGCTCTTGACCTTACGTTCACAAAGAACATGACGGCGGAGGTCACGCGGTACATTGCATATTTCTCTTATCATCGGCCGATGTTGTCTCTCCTAAGACCAGCAGCATCCGAACCATCTCAGGCGATCTGA